The Chryseolinea soli nucleotide sequence TTTGCCTTTGCTGCCCACTCTTGTTTTACTTTTTCAAAATCCTGCAGGAAGGCTTTGTTCTGAAACAACATGTTCACAAACTGCCGGGCAAAGATCCTTGACGCTTCCGAATCGCTTGGATAATGAACACCCAGGATCTCGCGGGAGTGTGCCATGTCGTAGGCATCCTTGATGAAGACGTCGGTGAATTCGGGAGCAAGCTCCTGGTAGATATAGGCATTGATGTAGGAGTTCGCTGCATGACCGCTGGGATAGGCTGCCCAGTCGGTGTCTTGCAGGTTTTTTAAGTCGTGGTCGATAACATAGGGGCGAATGCGGGCATATTTGAATTTGAGCGACCAGATGAAAAAGCTGGCGTCGCGCCATACCTTGGCCATGAAATCGGCGGTGACCGGCAGGGTTTCGGGATTGAACCACGAACCGATGGAGCGGCCAATGTGAAAGAGGTTCCGGCGATAGCGGGCATAGGAAGAATCGCCCGGTTGAATGCGATGGCTATAATACACATCGGCCATGTAAAGACTCGAGCGAATGTCTTCTTCGGTCCGGTACTTTTGAAGAGCCAGCAAGTAGTTGATCTCTGCCCGCGTTTGTTCGGAGCTGTTGGCGGGTGCATCCGGAATTTTGAAATCGTCGACCTTGACGCTGGTCAGGTATTGCGGGGTGAGGCTCATCCTTCTGTCCACCGTCTCCTGATCGGTTATGAATTTTTGTTTGTCGATGGGTTCTTGTGACGATCGGGCTTTGGGATTGAATTGGAGCAACTGTTTGTAATGACCGCGAATGGGTGTCAACTCGCGGTAGTTACTTTTTTGTGCGATGGCGATTGCCGGTAGAAGAACGAGTAAGAGAAGTGAATAAACTGTTTTCATGCTTTCGTTTTTGATAGGGAGACGGCGAGGGCTTTAAAAAGACGCAAAAGAAGTTTTAAAAAAGTCGTAAAAAAGATTTGCGTCTTTTTCCGGGTGACGTCGTCCATAAGGCGAGTGAGAGTTCACTCATCATGTCAAACTAAAACAAATAAATGTATGGTAAATCAACATGATCCCGGCGATTGCTGTGGCGATGACTGCTGCGGTGGTCTGATTGGCGGATGCTGCTAAAACGAAAGAGACTGTCTGAAACGGCAGTCTCTTTTCATTTATAATCCCTGGGGCTTTCGCACTTTCGCGTTTGTCCACTCACGTTGTTGGCTCTTCCCGCCTTGTCGGTGTTCCATCGCCAAGTGTAGGGCGGGTTATCCGTAAAATTGACCGATGCATTTTTGATGTTGTTCTTTGCGTGAGACGCTTGGTCGAACGCCATGTGATCGTGTGAACCCACGCCGCGTGTTGTTGGTGGGACACCAACAACGGCGGCTCCCTCCTATTTTTTTGATTGTTGAACTTGATGCCTTAGGCATTCAGATGCCCTTTTTTGAAGTGCTGCAAGGGTTTAACAATGGCATGGGCCGCGGTTCTCACAAACCGTCACGTTGCCATAGGCATCGAGCTTGATGGTATAGTGCTCGTCCATTTTTCGTTTTAACATTTGCCGTGCGCGCTGAACTCTTGATTTGGCGCCGGAATAAGAAATGTTGAGCCTTTCGGCTAATTGCAGTTGTGAGAGATCCTCCAGTTCGGTGAGCTCGATGGCCTGGCGGTATTTGGCGGGAAGGGTTAACAGCATCTCTTTCAGA carries:
- a CDS encoding phosphatase, producing the protein MKTVYSLLLLVLLPAIAIAQKSNYRELTPIRGHYKQLLQFNPKARSSQEPIDKQKFITDQETVDRRMSLTPQYLTSVKVDDFKIPDAPANSSEQTRAEINYLLALQKYRTEEDIRSSLYMADVYYSHRIQPGDSSYARYRRNLFHIGRSIGSWFNPETLPVTADFMAKVWRDASFFIWSLKFKYARIRPYVIDHDLKNLQDTDWAAYPSGHAANSYINAYIYQELAPEFTDVFIKDAYDMAHSREILGVHYPSDSEASRIFARQFVNMLFQNKAFLQDFEKVKQEWAAKAKENFKK